In the Deinococcus malanensis genome, one interval contains:
- a CDS encoding Glu/Leu/Phe/Val family dehydrogenase — MTTTQDPKSTRQHEIPSYLDPNNIGPYEIFLEQVERVTPYLGKLAYWVETLKRPKRILVVDVPVHLDDGSVAHFEGYRVQHNTSRGPAKGGVRYHQDVTLSEVMALSAWMTVKNAAVNLPYGGGKGGIRIDPRKYSTGELERVTRRYTTEIGLIIGPEKDIPAPDVNTGPQTMAWMMDTYSMNVGRTATGVVTGKPVSLGGSLGRADATGRGVFVTGAEAMLKLGMPMQGARIAVQGFGNVGEAAARIFHEHGAKIVAIQDVTGTIACETGIDPAVALAHLRQSGSITGLEGTDTLQRDEFWDVACDVLIPAALEKQITLENAGRIQARLIVEGANGPTIPAADDLLAERGVTVVPDVLANAGGVTVSYFEWVQDFSSFFWTEDEINNRLDRIMQDAFRSLWDVKERHGVTLRTAVYIVACTRVLEARALRGLYP, encoded by the coding sequence ATGACCACGACCCAGGACCCCAAGTCCACCCGCCAGCACGAGATTCCCAGCTATCTGGACCCCAACAACATCGGCCCCTACGAGATTTTTCTGGAGCAGGTCGAGCGCGTCACGCCGTACCTGGGCAAGCTCGCTTACTGGGTCGAGACCCTCAAGCGGCCCAAGCGGATTCTGGTGGTGGACGTGCCGGTCCACCTGGATGACGGCAGCGTGGCGCACTTCGAGGGCTACCGCGTACAGCACAACACCTCGCGCGGCCCCGCCAAGGGCGGCGTGCGTTACCACCAGGACGTGACCCTCAGCGAAGTAATGGCCCTCTCGGCATGGATGACGGTCAAGAACGCCGCCGTCAACCTGCCCTACGGCGGCGGCAAGGGCGGCATCCGCATCGACCCGCGCAAGTACAGCACCGGGGAACTCGAGCGTGTCACCAGGCGCTACACCACCGAGATCGGGCTGATCATCGGGCCGGAGAAGGACATCCCGGCGCCCGACGTGAACACGGGCCCGCAGACGATGGCCTGGATGATGGACACCTATTCCATGAACGTGGGCCGCACCGCCACCGGCGTGGTCACCGGTAAACCTGTCTCCCTGGGCGGCTCGCTGGGGCGCGCCGACGCCACCGGACGCGGGGTGTTCGTCACCGGCGCCGAGGCCATGCTCAAACTGGGCATGCCGATGCAGGGCGCCCGTATCGCCGTGCAGGGCTTCGGCAATGTGGGCGAGGCGGCCGCGCGCATCTTCCACGAGCACGGCGCGAAGATCGTGGCGATCCAGGACGTGACCGGCACCATCGCATGCGAGACCGGGATTGATCCCGCGGTGGCCCTGGCCCACCTGCGCCAGAGTGGCTCGATCACCGGTCTGGAGGGGACCGACACCCTGCAACGTGACGAGTTCTGGGACGTGGCCTGTGACGTACTGATTCCAGCGGCACTGGAAAAGCAGATCACGCTGGAGAACGCCGGACGCATTCAGGCCCGCCTGATCGTCGAAGGGGCCAACGGACCCACCATTCCGGCGGCCGATGACCTGCTCGCCGAGCGTGGGGTCACCGTGGTTCCGGACGTGCTGGCCAACGCCGGTGGCGTGACAGTGTCGTACTTCGAGTGGGTGCAGGACTTCAGCTCGTTCTTCTGGACCGAGGACGAGATCAACAACCGCCTTGACCGCATCATGCAGGACGCCTTCCGCAGCCTGTGGGACGTCAAGGAGCGTCATGGCGTCACCCTACGCACGGCGGTGTACATCGTCGCCTGCACCCGGGTCCTTGAAGCCCGCGCCCTGCGCGGCCTCTACCCCTGA
- a CDS encoding Glu/Leu/Phe/Val family dehydrogenase, whose translation MRASGLNWQGLMEQLQQALPYCEVTDQSLAYFKYPKRTLSVNLPVRMDDGRVQVFRGYRTVHSTARGPSMGGVRFKAGLNAHECEVLAAIMTLKAAVADLPLGGAKGGVDVDPSILSPHEIQGLTRRYTSELVELIGRNEDILAPDVGTDEQIMAWVLDAYSENTGETENGVVVGKPLTLGGSYGSKDARGRSAALVAVRVLESGGQSIDRARVAVYGFGNVGRRAAQTLAAQGALVVAVSDQDGAAFASSGLDLDALVAYREMHGTVQGFGMSITPDEVAELDVDVLMLAYDYGAIHAGNAHAIRARYVVEATNRAVMPEAERFLEAQGVVVLPDLVASIGGLVVNYLEWVQDASNFFWTEDEIEKAVDSRVNAALDNVLAFMTQQGVNMRTAAYAIALNRLNNATVMRGVYP comes from the coding sequence ATGCGGGCATCAGGACTCAACTGGCAGGGCCTCATGGAGCAACTCCAGCAGGCGCTGCCGTATTGCGAGGTCACGGATCAGTCCCTGGCCTACTTCAAATACCCCAAGCGCACCCTCAGCGTGAACCTCCCCGTACGCATGGACGACGGCCGAGTACAGGTGTTTCGTGGCTACCGCACCGTTCACAGCACCGCGCGCGGCCCGAGCATGGGGGGCGTCCGCTTTAAGGCCGGTCTGAACGCGCACGAATGCGAGGTGCTGGCCGCCATCATGACGCTCAAGGCCGCCGTGGCAGACCTGCCGCTGGGCGGGGCCAAAGGCGGCGTGGATGTAGACCCGTCTATCCTGAGCCCACATGAGATCCAGGGCCTGACCCGGCGCTACACCAGTGAGCTGGTCGAGCTGATCGGCCGCAACGAGGACATCCTGGCGCCCGACGTCGGCACCGACGAGCAGATCATGGCCTGGGTGCTCGACGCCTACAGCGAGAACACCGGGGAAACCGAAAATGGTGTGGTGGTCGGCAAACCTCTGACCCTGGGAGGCAGCTACGGCAGCAAGGACGCCCGTGGGCGCAGCGCCGCGCTGGTGGCTGTGCGGGTGCTGGAGTCCGGGGGCCAGAGCATAGACCGGGCCCGGGTCGCCGTGTACGGTTTCGGCAACGTGGGCCGGCGTGCGGCCCAGACGCTGGCCGCGCAGGGCGCCCTGGTCGTGGCGGTCAGTGACCAGGACGGCGCCGCCTTTGCCAGCAGTGGCCTGGACCTTGACGCCCTGGTGGCCTACCGCGAGATGCACGGCACCGTGCAGGGCTTCGGTATGAGCATCACGCCCGACGAAGTCGCCGAGCTGGATGTGGACGTGCTGATGCTGGCCTACGACTACGGCGCCATTCATGCCGGTAACGCCCACGCCATTCGCGCCCGCTATGTCGTGGAAGCCACCAACCGCGCCGTGATGCCCGAAGCCGAACGCTTCCTGGAAGCGCAGGGCGTGGTCGTGCTGCCGGATCTGGTGGCCAGCATCGGCGGTCTGGTCGTCAACTACCTGGAATGGGTGCAGGACGCCAGCAACTTCTTCTGGACCGAGGACGAGATCGAGAAGGCGGTGGACTCGCGTGTCAATGCGGCGCTGGACAATGTACTGGCCTTCATGACCCAGCAGGGCGTCAACATGCGCACTGCCGCCTATGCTATCGCCCTGAACCGGCTGAACAACGCCACGGTCATGCGCGGGGTGTATCCGTAA
- a CDS encoding polyprenyl synthetase family protein yields the protein MVNVVSVALPDAAFETRLREVLRSRVEFIELIGDDLVAAGGKRTRPMITLLAAQALGVGPGSPQWSGVVDLGVCVELLHSASLLHDDLIDDADTRRGQQAAFRRFGNVVSVMSGDFMLARLLTLLAGMPSGTALTRAFGETASQICEGEVLQFQVAAYADYRLEHYLNIIHGKTAALTELAACAPAMLLGSSALQREALTTFGREYGLAFQMQDDLLDLAGQENVIGKPVGGDLREGKATLPTLLMLDGPHADEVREVLERRAAQPGDVQRMQMLAGECGALEQTREEIRRRARLAAEALESLPPTEARTALLAMAQREILRTH from the coding sequence ATGGTGAACGTGGTTTCTGTGGCCCTCCCCGACGCAGCGTTTGAAACGCGTCTGCGTGAGGTGCTGCGGTCCCGCGTGGAATTTATCGAGCTGATTGGTGACGACCTGGTGGCGGCCGGCGGCAAGCGCACCCGCCCTATGATCACCCTGCTGGCTGCGCAGGCGCTTGGTGTGGGTCCAGGCTCGCCCCAGTGGTCCGGGGTGGTGGACCTGGGCGTGTGTGTGGAACTGCTGCACTCCGCGTCGCTGCTGCACGACGATCTGATCGATGACGCCGACACCCGCCGCGGCCAGCAGGCCGCCTTCCGGCGCTTTGGCAACGTGGTCAGCGTCATGAGCGGTGACTTCATGCTGGCGCGGCTGCTCACGCTGCTTGCAGGAATGCCTTCCGGTACGGCGCTGACCCGCGCCTTTGGCGAAACCGCCTCGCAGATCTGTGAGGGCGAGGTGCTGCAGTTTCAGGTCGCGGCCTACGCTGACTACCGGCTGGAGCACTACCTGAACATCATCCACGGCAAGACCGCCGCCCTGACCGAACTGGCCGCCTGCGCCCCGGCAATGCTGCTGGGCAGCTCAGCGCTTCAGCGCGAGGCGCTGACCACCTTCGGACGCGAGTACGGTCTGGCATTTCAGATGCAAGACGACCTGCTCGACCTGGCGGGCCAGGAAAACGTGATCGGCAAGCCGGTCGGCGGCGACCTGCGCGAGGGCAAAGCGACCCTGCCGACCCTGCTGATGCTGGACGGTCCCCACGCTGACGAGGTGCGCGAGGTGCTGGAACGCCGCGCCGCGCAACCGGGAGATGTGCAACGGATGCAGATGCTGGCCGGGGAATGCGGCGCCCTGGAACAAACGCGGGAGGAGATCCGCCGGCGGGCCCGGCTGGCTGCTGAGGCTCTGGAAAGTCTGCCTCCGACGGAAGCGCGTACTGCCCTGCTGGCCATGGCCCAGCGCGAAATCCTGCGTACTCACTGA
- a CDS encoding aminotransferase class IV encodes MKPLPHHLDHPAWLHGATAFTTVRTRYGQALHWSTHLSRLKDTCRFLGLPNPDPDLLPFEPLPWGLARVTVTAGGTFLSHRPLQPGPRPEAGVRVRLTDVQVHPQLAVYKTGNYLPYRLAMQAAAEAYEGWLQTAAGHVVDGSRTSPLLHLDGQLVVPAGGLPGVTRALYLRDTLHVERPVHREELAEVAAAWVCGSGVGVIPVSELETPAGVRSLRVHWPDATDPALLWPDPD; translated from the coding sequence ATGAAACCCCTGCCCCATCACCTTGACCACCCAGCCTGGCTGCACGGAGCGACCGCGTTCACCACCGTACGCACGCGCTATGGTCAGGCCCTGCACTGGTCCACGCACCTCAGCCGCCTGAAGGACACCTGCAGGTTTCTTGGACTGCCTAACCCTGATCCAGACCTGTTGCCATTCGAGCCATTGCCCTGGGGCCTCGCACGCGTCACAGTAACAGCAGGTGGTACGTTTCTGTCTCACCGCCCCCTGCAGCCAGGCCCCAGACCTGAAGCGGGCGTGCGGGTCCGCCTCACCGACGTGCAGGTTCATCCCCAGCTCGCTGTTTATAAAACCGGCAACTATCTGCCGTACCGGCTGGCCATGCAGGCGGCCGCAGAGGCCTACGAGGGCTGGCTCCAGACAGCTGCCGGTCACGTGGTGGACGGCAGCCGGACCTCTCCGCTGCTGCATCTGGACGGCCAGCTGGTGGTTCCAGCCGGAGGCCTTCCTGGCGTGACCCGCGCCCTGTACCTGCGGGACACGCTCCATGTCGAGCGGCCCGTGCACCGTGAGGAACTGGCCGAGGTCGCGGCCGCCTGGGTCTGTGGCAGTGGGGTGGGAGTGATCCCGGTGTCGGAGCTGGAGACGCCTGCGGGTGTCCGGTCCCTACGGGTCCACTGGCCCGACGCCACCGACCCTGCCCTGCTCTGGCCTGATCCGGACTGA
- a CDS encoding chorismate-binding protein — translation MSTRPDLSPADVLLRLRAAGAPGLILLESLGPVVPYGRYSLLSAWPQAVQTELPERPQGGSLFPAWLGGLKYEAAREFGLSVHPPRGTAMWWGLYPSGLLWDREAGTFSVVGEPHVDWKAVLEGPGATVPALQVGPFGADDVDYPAGVRAVQELIRAGEVYQVNLSRGVRAGAKGDPLAAYLRLRELNPSPFMAFADLGDEVVVSCSPERLVLWESETLSARPIAGTRRRGETLQEDTAFEAELRESPKEVAEHTMLVDLVRHDLGRVAAPGTVHVPDLMLVERYSHVMHLVSEVEAKARQGVTLREVLAATFPGGTITGAPKERVMEAIHALEPGPRGWYTGGLGVVSGARVDLNILIRTAAFTRAGAPDHWTVEVRAGGGTVIDANPAREAQETVHKAQALLSVLSGVPGRAAQPTAPPVPGRVWAPPQAPASMPGLRVLLLDNRDSFTWNLVHDLLSLGAQVEVRSQDEEAGALLETQPDAVLVGPGPGTPDSSGCTLPLTRLCLERGVPLLGVCLGHQALGQVLGGEVTRAQPVHGRLARISHGGTDLFAGVAPGAPFGRYHSLVVRGLPDPLVTARSLDGEVMALRAPGQQAWGVQFHPESVLSPAGRTLLGNWLRLSDPSARRP, via the coding sequence ATGTCCACGAGGCCAGACCTCTCGCCAGCCGACGTGCTGCTGCGCCTGCGGGCAGCCGGCGCGCCCGGCTTGATCCTGCTGGAGTCGCTGGGGCCGGTGGTGCCGTATGGCCGCTACTCGCTGCTGAGTGCCTGGCCGCAGGCGGTCCAGACGGAACTCCCGGAACGGCCCCAGGGAGGCAGTCTGTTTCCAGCATGGCTGGGCGGCCTGAAGTACGAGGCGGCACGCGAGTTCGGTCTCAGTGTGCATCCACCCCGGGGCACGGCCATGTGGTGGGGCCTGTACCCCTCGGGGCTGCTGTGGGACCGTGAAGCCGGGACCTTCAGCGTAGTAGGCGAGCCCCACGTGGACTGGAAGGCGGTGCTGGAAGGACCCGGGGCTACGGTCCCCGCCCTGCAGGTCGGCCCGTTCGGTGCCGATGACGTGGACTATCCGGCCGGCGTGCGGGCCGTTCAGGAGCTGATCCGCGCCGGCGAGGTCTATCAGGTCAACCTCTCGCGCGGGGTGCGGGCCGGGGCCAAGGGGGATCCCCTGGCCGCCTACCTGCGTCTGCGGGAGCTCAATCCCAGCCCGTTTATGGCGTTCGCTGACCTGGGCGACGAGGTGGTCGTGTCATGCAGCCCCGAGCGGTTGGTGCTCTGGGAAAGCGAGACCCTCAGTGCCCGGCCCATTGCCGGCACACGCAGACGCGGCGAAACTTTGCAGGAAGACACTGCCTTCGAGGCGGAACTGCGAGAAAGTCCCAAGGAGGTCGCGGAGCACACCATGCTGGTGGATCTGGTGCGCCACGATCTGGGGCGGGTGGCCGCGCCGGGCACGGTGCATGTCCCGGACCTGATGCTGGTCGAGCGCTACAGCCACGTCATGCACCTGGTTTCGGAAGTCGAGGCAAAGGCGCGGCAAGGCGTGACGCTCCGGGAAGTACTGGCCGCGACCTTTCCAGGGGGCACCATCACTGGCGCCCCCAAGGAGCGGGTGATGGAGGCGATTCACGCACTGGAACCCGGGCCACGAGGCTGGTACACCGGCGGGTTGGGGGTAGTCAGCGGGGCGCGCGTGGACCTGAACATCCTGATCCGGACGGCCGCATTCACCCGGGCCGGTGCCCCGGACCACTGGACCGTGGAGGTCCGCGCGGGCGGAGGCACCGTGATCGACGCCAATCCCGCCCGCGAAGCGCAGGAAACGGTTCACAAGGCCCAGGCCCTGCTGAGTGTGCTCTCAGGGGTGCCAGGCCGGGCCGCCCAGCCGACCGCACCGCCTGTTCCGGGCCGGGTCTGGGCTCCACCGCAAGCTCCAGCCAGCATGCCAGGACTGCGCGTGCTGCTGCTGGACAATCGCGATTCGTTTACCTGGAATCTGGTGCACGACCTGCTCAGCCTGGGTGCTCAGGTAGAAGTGCGCTCGCAGGATGAAGAGGCCGGAGCGCTGCTGGAGACCCAGCCGGACGCAGTGCTGGTAGGGCCGGGACCCGGCACGCCGGACTCCAGCGGCTGCACCCTGCCGCTGACCCGGCTGTGCCTGGAACGTGGCGTCCCGCTGCTGGGTGTCTGTCTTGGCCATCAGGCGCTGGGGCAGGTGCTGGGCGGCGAGGTGACGCGGGCGCAACCGGTGCACGGTCGTCTGGCCCGGATCAGCCATGGGGGCACCGACCTGTTTGCAGGCGTGGCTCCGGGAGCCCCGTTCGGGCGCTATCACTCGCTGGTGGTGCGCGGGCTGCCGGACCCGCTGGTCACGGCCCGCAGCCTCGACGGTGAGGTCATGGCGCTGCGGGCGCCCGGGCAGCAGGCCTGGGGAGTCCAGTTTCATCCCGAAAGCGTGCTGAGCCCGGCGGGGCGCACGTTGCTGGGCAACTGGCTGCGGCTGTCGGATCCGTCCGCGCGCCGCCCATGA